In Granulicella mallensis MP5ACTX8, the sequence AGGACAATATCGATACGGCCGGTACGAGAACGACAGCGGCGAGCGGTGTGTTTCAGGACCGTGTTCCGATGGAAGATGCGCCGGTTACGGCTCGTCTGAAGGCTGCCGGCGCCGTGATTATCGGTAAGACGAATCTGCATGAGTTTGCCATGGGCGCTGGGGATGTTTCCTTCTTTGGTCCGGCACGGAATCCATGGGCGTTGGATCACAACACTGGGGGATCGTCGTCAGGTTCCGGTGCTGCCATGTCAGCCGATCTCTGCTACGGATCGTTAGGTACAGATACTGCCGGTTCTATTCGCAACCCCGGTTCGTTTTGCGGAGTTGTAGGAATCAAGCCCACCTATGGCCTTGTGCCGATCCGTGGCATTGCTCCTCTTGTTGTGTCTCTGGATCACTGTGGCCCGATCACCAGGACGGTAGAAGACGCTGCCATCATGCTGAATACTCTGGCGGGCTACGACAAGCTGGATATTACCAGCGTCGATCATGCGAAAGAAGATTATGTGGCGGGCATGAAGCAGCCTATTGCAGGCTTGCGACTTGGCGTTCCTGTTGGTGCCTTCGATGGGGTCAATGAAGAGGTAGGTCAGATTGTGCAAGTGGCGATCGACTTACTCGCCAAGATGACGAAGGGTGTGAAGGAGGTTAGCCTGCCTTCTACCAATGAGGTCTCCTATCAGAACTTTGCTACCTTTGGCGAAACCTATGCCTATCATGAGCAGTTCTTCAAACTGCAGGCATCGCGGTATCAGCCGATCGATAGGCGCAGGCTTGAAGCAGAGGTCGAAGCGCATCCGAGGGCGGAGGATTACATTCGGCTTCGCTGGGAGCTCGAGATGCTTCGTCGAACGATAGACGATGCTTTCGCTGACTTCGATCTTGTTCTGCTGCCAACCCAGAAGACAACGGCGCCGGTGCTGGACGACATGATCAAGAGAAATCTGCAGTTGCTGGCTGGTCCTACAAACGCCGTCATGACGGGAGGTGTGGGCTCACCTGGTGGTGGATCCAATGTCGGGACCTATAACGCCTATGGCATTCCCTCGCTGACGATTCCTTGCGGTTTCAGCAAAGAAGGCCTGCCCGTCGGCTTAATGATCTGCGGGCCACATTTCTCGGAGTCAAGAGTGTTTGCTCTCGCCAATGCGTATGAAAAGGCAACTTCCTGGCATAAGCAGAAGCCGCCGTTGACACCGGATACTCCGGTCCCGCCGCTTATTACTCATTTGTAGTGCAGGTACAACCTAAAAGGCCCAACAAGCAAAAGGAGCGTACGAAAAGATGAAGCTTACACGACGTGGATTTGGCATATTGGCCGGTGGTGCAGTGATTGCGGAGACGCTTTTGGGGAACTGGCCGATGCTGGCACAACCTGCAGCCGGTGAGGTTGCGGATGCCGATAAGTTATCCGCCATGAGTCTGACTGAAGTTTCGGAGATGGTTCACAATAAAACCATTACTTCGACCCAGCTTGTCAAAGCCCTGCTGGACCGGATCAATGTCTATAACCCCAAGGTCAATTGTTATGTCACGGTGATGGCGAAGGAAGCGCTAGGGCAGGCTGCGCAACTGGATGCGGAGCAGAAGGCTAATAAGTTTCGTGGGCCGTTGCACGGAATCCCAATCGCGTTGAAGGACAATATCGACACCGCCGGCACGAGGACTACGGCTGCAAGCCCCATGTTCAAAGACCGTGTCCCGACGGAAGATGCCGATATCGTGCGCAGGCTGAAGGGGGCGGGAGCCATTATTCTTGGTAAGTTGAATCTCCACGAATTTGCTCTTGGATGTACGGGGGATATCTCCTACTTCGGGCCGACGAGAAACCCCTGGTCTCTGGAATATGTAACGGGTGGATCATCGGCAGGTTCCGGAGCTGCGGTATCGGCCGCTCTCGTCTATGGCGCGCTGGGGACGGATACAGGAGGCAGCATCCGGTGTCCGTCCGCATGGTGCGGCATCGTCGGCCTGAAGCCGACGGTTGGACTGGTCTCGATCCGAGGCATTATTCCCTGTACCGCCGATCTCGACCACTGCGGACCTATGGCACGTACGGTAGAAGATGTGGCACTGATGCTGGGCCAGATGACGGGCTATGACAGCCTGGATATCTTTAGTGTTCAAAGTACTCCCGAGGATTACGTAAAGGCGATGAAGCAGCCGGTCTCCAGCTTCCGCCTGGGGACGCCGCAGTCGTTCTACGATCACCTCGATCCGGAGATCGATAAGGCTGTAAAAGCGGCGCTTGAGGTGCTTACAAAATTAACTGCGGGCGTTACTTCAAGCGCTCCTCTCTGGGATGGAAGTCCTGGCGCCGGTACAGGGGATGCTGATTTCTATCATCACGATCTGATCGAGAAATATGGCCTGAACTATATGCCGCCGACTCGTGCTCGCTTTGAGAAGCTCGAGAATCCTCCGCCGGGAACGAAGGTGCCTACGGCTGCCGATGCCGCACGGGCACACCAAAAGTTGATGACGACCCGCCGCATGATCGACTCATCCTTCAAGGACTTCGACCTGGTCGTTGTTCCGACGACCAGGCTGCTCGCACCGAAGATTAATGATTCACTTGCCATTGAAGCGAAAGGCGGTGGTTTTGGTGGAGGGGCAGGCGGGGCCTCTGGAGGTAAGGTCTATGACTGGTTTGCTCCAGGTGGCGGTTGCATGAACACTTCTCCCTTTGATGCTTATGGGGTTCCAGCGATCTCTCTGCCATGCGGATTTACTGAAAGCGGGATGCCGATCGGACTGATGATTGCCGGTCCACATTTCACGGAAGGAAAGGTGTTGGCCCTTGCTTATGCCTATCAGCAGGCTACCCAGTGGCATAAGAAACAGCCGCCATTGACTGCTGAAACCGTAGTTCCACCCATTATTGAGAGTAAGTCGAGCCCCGAGAATAAATAGTGTTGGGCAATGCGTCGTCTTCGTCAAGATAGGGTCGAAAGGCTGTGGTGTTTGCTATATCCTTTCGACCGTTACTCTCCGTCGGTATCCTTTGCGCCCGCCAGACTAGAATAACGCTCGCAAGAATTGTCGCCGCTCCCACGATCTGCATAGGAGAACACCTTTCATGGACAAGGCCAATCCCCAGCATCATGGCTACGATCGGATTGACATAGGCTGCCGTTGAGACGAGAGACGCAGGCTCATGTGAGAGAAGCCAATGGAAGGCCGTAAAGCCAACGACAGATCCGCCCAGCACGAGATAGGTCATCCCTAAGAGTGGTTGATAGCTGAACATCTGGCCGATCGATGGAAGGTGTGCTCCTTCATGCAGAGCACGCGAGATGGCCAGCAACAAGAGGCCCGAAGAGGTCAGTTGCAAGCCCGCCGTCTGAAGAGGCGAAGATGGCAGCTCTATTGCTTTGAGTG encodes:
- a CDS encoding Asp-tRNA(Asn)/Glu-tRNA(Gln) amidotransferase GatCAB subunit A; this encodes MAMVTRRDFTLGAAGLLAAHTFGRKLFALAAESSATDLTALTLAEASAKIRAGTVTSTQLTHACLERIGIYGPKLDCFITVMRDKALAQAAMLDGEQKAGKLRGPLHGIPVALKDNIDTAGTRTTAASGVFQDRVPMEDAPVTARLKAAGAVIIGKTNLHEFAMGAGDVSFFGPARNPWALDHNTGGSSSGSGAAMSADLCYGSLGTDTAGSIRNPGSFCGVVGIKPTYGLVPIRGIAPLVVSLDHCGPITRTVEDAAIMLNTLAGYDKLDITSVDHAKEDYVAGMKQPIAGLRLGVPVGAFDGVNEEVGQIVQVAIDLLAKMTKGVKEVSLPSTNEVSYQNFATFGETYAYHEQFFKLQASRYQPIDRRRLEAEVEAHPRAEDYIRLRWELEMLRRTIDDAFADFDLVLLPTQKTTAPVLDDMIKRNLQLLAGPTNAVMTGGVGSPGGGSNVGTYNAYGIPSLTIPCGFSKEGLPVGLMICGPHFSESRVFALANAYEKATSWHKQKPPLTPDTPVPPLITHL
- a CDS encoding Asp-tRNA(Asn)/Glu-tRNA(Gln) amidotransferase GatCAB subunit A; protein product: MKLTRRGFGILAGGAVIAETLLGNWPMLAQPAAGEVADADKLSAMSLTEVSEMVHNKTITSTQLVKALLDRINVYNPKVNCYVTVMAKEALGQAAQLDAEQKANKFRGPLHGIPIALKDNIDTAGTRTTAASPMFKDRVPTEDADIVRRLKGAGAIILGKLNLHEFALGCTGDISYFGPTRNPWSLEYVTGGSSAGSGAAVSAALVYGALGTDTGGSIRCPSAWCGIVGLKPTVGLVSIRGIIPCTADLDHCGPMARTVEDVALMLGQMTGYDSLDIFSVQSTPEDYVKAMKQPVSSFRLGTPQSFYDHLDPEIDKAVKAALEVLTKLTAGVTSSAPLWDGSPGAGTGDADFYHHDLIEKYGLNYMPPTRARFEKLENPPPGTKVPTAADAARAHQKLMTTRRMIDSSFKDFDLVVVPTTRLLAPKINDSLAIEAKGGGFGGGAGGASGGKVYDWFAPGGGCMNTSPFDAYGVPAISLPCGFTESGMPIGLMIAGPHFTEGKVLALAYAYQQATQWHKKQPPLTAETVVPPIIESKSSPENK
- a CDS encoding EamA family transporter, which gives rise to MLIKRVSAYAAVYLLWGGSYLAVRLVVQVIPPMLAASIRYILSGLILLLLSLVIRGNTLPSRSQVLNSVLSGIAMFAFGYAVVFWAEIHLTSWLVAVLISTTSLWTYLGECLILRTNYLRARVLLPLLMGMAGMPFLVGATFHRGQMLSAIAAGAVLAAAFVWSAGTLTLKAIELPSSPLQTAGLQLTSSGLLLLAISRALHEGAHLPSIGQMFSYQPLLGMTYLVLGGSVVGFTAFHWLLSHEPASLVSTAAYVNPIVAMMLGIGLVHERCSPMQIVGAATILASVILVWRAQRIPTESNGRKDIANTTAFRPYLDEDDALPNTIYSRGSTYSQ